A single window of Synechococcus sp. CBW1004 DNA harbors:
- a CDS encoding GlsB/YeaQ/YmgE family stress response membrane protein, producing the protein MNVLWFLLVGVIAGWLAGVLVKGGGFGLIGDLVVGIIGALIGGLLFSGLSGAVGGGVLGSIVVATLGAVILLVVLRVIRRA; encoded by the coding sequence ATGAACGTTCTCTGGTTTCTGCTGGTGGGGGTCATTGCCGGTTGGCTCGCTGGCGTCCTGGTCAAAGGCGGTGGCTTCGGCCTGATCGGTGACCTGGTTGTCGGCATCATCGGGGCCCTGATCGGTGGCCTGCTCTTCAGCGGTCTGAGTGGTGCCGTCGGAGGGGGTGTGCTGGGGAGCATCGTGGTGGCCACGCTCGGCGCCGTGATCCTTCTGGTGGTGCTGCGGGTGATCAGGCGCGCCTGA
- a CDS encoding IS5 family transposase → MRLAADGGPLQLGFTDYEQTYAKKKTRRQRFLDEMEATVPWDPFLALISPVYHRPSAKGGRPPFPLEVMLRIHLLQQWFTLSDPLMEEMLIDTPCFRRFAGIDMVEDRIPDETTILNFRHLLEENRIAEQILETVNQSLREKGVMLKEGTILDATIINAPSSTKNKTGERDPEMHSVAKGNQWFFGMRCHIGVDAASGLVHSVVSTAANVHELNTAPDRVHGEERVIYGDSGHIGIEKREAFKDCEAEMRIAMKPGQRRVLPDTPEGRLLDLMEAAKAHVRAKVEHPFRIIKCQFGFRKVFYRGIRKNNLKLTMLFALANLWMVRERCPSTA, encoded by the coding sequence ATGAGACTGGCAGCGGATGGCGGCCCCCTCCAGTTGGGTTTCACGGACTACGAGCAGACCTACGCCAAGAAGAAAACGCGCCGGCAGCGCTTCCTCGATGAGATGGAAGCCACAGTGCCCTGGGATCCTTTCCTGGCCTTGATTTCGCCTGTGTACCACAGGCCTTCTGCCAAGGGCGGGCGCCCACCGTTTCCGCTGGAGGTGATGCTGCGCATCCACCTGCTGCAGCAGTGGTTCACGCTTTCCGATCCCTTGATGGAGGAGATGCTGATCGATACCCCCTGCTTCCGCCGCTTTGCTGGGATCGACATGGTTGAGGACCGGATCCCTGACGAGACGACGATCCTGAACTTCCGCCACCTCCTGGAAGAGAATCGGATAGCAGAGCAGATCCTGGAGACGGTGAACCAGAGCCTGCGGGAGAAGGGCGTGATGCTTAAGGAGGGTACGATCCTCGATGCCACAATCATCAACGCTCCCAGTTCAACCAAGAACAAGACGGGCGAGCGGGATCCTGAAATGCACTCGGTGGCCAAAGGCAACCAGTGGTTCTTTGGGATGCGGTGCCACATCGGTGTGGATGCAGCCTCGGGTCTGGTCCATTCCGTGGTGAGCACGGCTGCCAACGTCCATGAGCTGAACACGGCACCCGATCGCGTCCATGGCGAGGAACGCGTGATCTACGGCGACTCTGGCCACATCGGCATCGAAAAGCGTGAGGCGTTCAAGGACTGCGAAGCAGAGATGCGCATCGCCATGAAGCCCGGACAGCGCCGAGTTCTACCGGACACCCCAGAGGGAAGACTGCTGGATCTGATGGAGGCGGCGAAAGCACATGTCAGGGCAAAGGTGGAGCATCCATTTCGGATCATCAAGTGCCAGTTTGGATTTCGGAAGGTCTTCTACCGAGGCATCCGCAAGAACAACCTCAAGCTGACGATGCTGTTTGCCCTCGCCAATCTCTGGATGGTGCGCGAACGTTGTCCTTCTACAGCGTAA
- a CDS encoding DUF3955 domain-containing protein, translating into MKRPLIRLALLLLTGAVVCAVAYRLIGARVEADGTLREAFALIPIGYLLGGAGIGTGIAGLLWRKPAKRR; encoded by the coding sequence ATGAAACGCCCGCTCATCCGCCTCGCGCTGCTGCTACTCACCGGCGCGGTGGTCTGCGCCGTGGCCTACCGACTGATCGGGGCGCGGGTAGAGGCCGATGGCACGCTCAGGGAGGCTTTCGCCCTGATTCCAATCGGCTATCTCCTGGGCGGAGCCGGTATTGGGACCGGAATCGCCGGCCTGTTGTGGAGGAAGCCAGCCAAGCGCCGGTAA
- a CDS encoding lysozyme inhibitor LprI family protein: protein MRPCLPLLLGILLGPLLSLPAPAAEVCTPSESTVAETRCVMEALQAKDRELEKALVRVASEARQVPSETFQTLWRDNLTGFYKTSADPNEQARAFRAERRKVCAYAKSVSFQGTGYGIFTTRCELALTQTLLEQLRP, encoded by the coding sequence ATGCGCCCGTGTCTTCCCCTGCTGCTTGGAATTCTGTTGGGGCCGCTGCTGTCACTGCCGGCACCAGCAGCGGAGGTCTGCACCCCATCAGAAAGCACCGTGGCCGAAACCCGCTGCGTGATGGAAGCCCTCCAAGCCAAGGATCGGGAGCTGGAGAAGGCCCTGGTGCGGGTGGCCAGCGAGGCCAGGCAAGTGCCGAGCGAAACCTTCCAGACGCTCTGGCGCGACAACCTCACCGGCTTCTACAAGACGAGTGCCGACCCAAACGAGCAGGCGCGTGCTTTCCGAGCCGAACGCCGCAAGGTGTGCGCCTACGCCAAGTCGGTGAGCTTCCAGGGGACGGGCTACGGCATCTTCACGACGCGCTGTGAGCTGGCGCTCACCCAGACCCTGCTTGAGCAGCTGCGGCCATGA